The Kribbella sp. HUAS MG21 genome includes the window ACGGCAACCCCGCCAGATCCATCTCCGCGGCGACCAGCATGGCGGACGACTCCGATGCCGTCAGCAACCGCATGCGGTCCGGATGCTCCGCGAGTTCGTGCCGCCGCAGCTGGTCGGCGTAAACCGCCAGCAACGCGTCGAACGGCACCGGCTCCGCGGCGATCTCGAACAACGACGACTGCTCACCCGGTACGACGGCACGCAACGGCGGATCAGGCGGCACCGGGCCGCCACTCAACCGCCCCCACGCCGCCGCCAAGGACCGTGGCTCACCGAGTCGGCCCTCGTGCCCGAGCAGCAGGCCCTCGGTGTTCTCGATGTCGTAGCACCGCTCCACCCGCACGCCTGCCGCCAGCAGCCGCGGGTAGATCTCCGCCGACGACCGCCACACCCACCGCGAGACCTGCGGCCGCGAAGCGACGGCCGCCACCAGGTCGGGCTCACGCACCACCTCGCCGGCAGGTCGCCCGTCCGGTCCCAGGGCAGCAAGCAGCGCCCCACCGCCCTCCGCCGGCGCGATCGCCCACCGCTCGTCCACACCCGCATCCTCACACCCGCCACCGACACTCCTCATCCTTCTTTGGGCACCCATCAACCATTTCCGGCCCCGAGAAGTGGTTGGTGGGTGCTCAAGGACGGTTGGCGGGCGGGGATGGGGCCAATTGTGGGAGAGTGGACTTATGTGGCGGGCGGGGGATCTCGAGGCGGCGGACGGGACCAAGACCGAGCAGGTCGAAGGGCTGGTGCTGCGCCGGATCGAGCGCGGCGACCTGTCGATCGGGTCGCGGTTGCCGTCGGAGCGGGTGCTGGCCGAGCGGCTCGGCGTCAGCCGGGTGACCGTCGTGCGCGCACTCGAGAACCTGCGGCGGGACGGCGTACTGGAGACCAGGCGCGGGTCCGGGACCGTAGTACGCCCGCTCGACCGGCTACTGGACCCTGTGGCCCCGGCGTCGACCGTGACGGCAGGGGACCGGCCGGTGCTGGACCTGCGGTTCGCGACAACAGCCGCGCCGCATGACGTGGCTGAAGCCGCAGCGCAGATCGTGGCGGACGGACTGCCACAGGCCATGGGAGGCGACGGTCCACCGCCAGGCGGCTCGCAGGAGCTCAGAGCGGCGCTGGCCGACCGCCTCACCGCGGAAGGCGTGCCGACCGAGCTGGAGCAGTTGACGCTGACAGTAGGCGCAGCAGCCGGGCTGAACGCCGCCCTGGCCGGTCTGGACCTCGGACCGGGCGTAGCGATCACCGAGACGCCGACGTACCCGGCTGCCTTCGACCTGCTCCGCAAGCACCGGCTGGACGTCGCCGGCTGGCCCGCAGGTGTCTGGGACACCGATCAGCTCGCCCACCTCTGCCGACGGCACCGCCCGAAGGTCATCTACCTGCAGGCCGACAACCACAACCCCACCGGCCTCAGCCTGCCCGCCGACCGTAGGCAAGCCGTCGTGGAGATAGCACGCAGGTACGGCGCTGCGCTGATCAGTGACGAGACCATGCGGCCGCTGTGGCTGGCGAACGGCGAGCAGGCCGAGCCCCTGAGCCGCTATTCCAGGACCGTCAGCGTGGGGTCGCTGTCCAAGACCGTCTGGGGTGGGCTGCGCGTCGGCTGGGTGCGGACCGGCAAGCAGTTGCGCAGGCGGATCAACACCGCGGCTCAGCTCAGCGTCGCGTCGCCCAGCGCGCTCGACGACCTCCTGGCGCGGGCGATCGTGCCGAAGCTCGACAAGGTCATCGGCCGCCGCCGGACCAGGCTGCGCGCCAACCTCAACGCCTTGGAGTCCGGACTGCGGACGCTTGACGGTGTGGCCTGGCCCACGCCGACCGGCGGTATGACGCTGTGGCTGGAGCTGACCGAGACCAGGGCCCGCCGGGTCCTGGACGCGGCCCGCGAGCAGGGCCTGCTGCTCGGCGCCGGTGACCTGTTCACGCCGGACGCCACCGACCGCCGGCACATCCGGATCCCGTTCACCGCTCCGCCGGCCACGCTGCGGCTCGTGGTGACCCGGCTCGGTGAGGCGATTCAGTCCAGTTGATCCAGGGTGG containing:
- a CDS encoding PLP-dependent aminotransferase family protein, yielding MWRAGDLEAADGTKTEQVEGLVLRRIERGDLSIGSRLPSERVLAERLGVSRVTVVRALENLRRDGVLETRRGSGTVVRPLDRLLDPVAPASTVTAGDRPVLDLRFATTAAPHDVAEAAAQIVADGLPQAMGGDGPPPGGSQELRAALADRLTAEGVPTELEQLTLTVGAAAGLNAALAGLDLGPGVAITETPTYPAAFDLLRKHRLDVAGWPAGVWDTDQLAHLCRRHRPKVIYLQADNHNPTGLSLPADRRQAVVEIARRYGAALISDETMRPLWLANGEQAEPLSRYSRTVSVGSLSKTVWGGLRVGWVRTGKQLRRRINTAAQLSVASPSALDDLLARAIVPKLDKVIGRRRTRLRANLNALESGLRTLDGVAWPTPTGGMTLWLELTETRARRVLDAAREQGLLLGAGDLFTPDATDRRHIRIPFTAPPATLRLVVTRLGEAIQSS